Genomic window (Spartobacteria bacterium):
AGGCTACTCCTTTGGCAAACATCAGGTGGCGGAAACTTCCCTTGAATATAATCCGATCAAATCCAGAAATCGTTCCCTTGATTAAATTCGGAAATCGTTATACGAAACTGTCCATGCGTTACCTTCCTTGTTGAGCTTTTGATGAACACTCATTATACAGGGTTGGTAACGCATCTCAATTCAAAATTGGGTTGTGGGCAACGCTCACCTTAGAAGATAGGGGCCATCATGGTTATAGACGCAAAGCAAAAGCACAAAATAAAGCAGGAATTGACTGACTGTCTATCAAACGACACGGAAATCTCGCGAATTGTCGTATTCGGTTCGTTTAACCAATCCGACTCGCCTGCAGATATGGATGTTGCCATTTTTCAGACAAGTAACCTTTCGTATATACCTCTGGCTATGAAATATCGTCGCCAAACGCGTTCCATTGCCAGACGCATTCCTCTTGATATCATTCCGGTACGAGAAAATGCCACCAGCGGTCTCCTGCTGGATGAAATTAACAAGGGCGAGACTATCTATGAGCGTTGATGCCCAGACTTGGTTTGCCTACGCCGATGAAAATTTGGCAGTAGCTGAGTTGGCTCTAGATAATGGCTATTTTAATGCGTGTCTTCAAAATGCCCAGCAAGCAGTGGAGAAATATATCAAGGCAAGTCTGATCGCAAAAAATATCGCCATTCA
Coding sequences:
- a CDS encoding nucleotidyltransferase domain-containing protein yields the protein MVIDAKQKHKIKQELTDCLSNDTEISRIVVFGSFNQSDSPADMDVAIFQTSNLSYIPLAMKYRRQTRSIARRIPLDIIPVRENATSGLLLDEINKGETIYER